The following are encoded together in the Adhaeribacter arboris genome:
- a CDS encoding Rne/Rng family ribonuclease has product MSNELIINSTQDGERIALLQDKRLVEYHFERNDTNYTVGDIFLGTVKKVMPGLNAAFIDIGYEKDAFLHYHDLGINFRSLSKFVKVAQTQKNATARLSQYKFEPEIDKLGKINDVLKKGQQLLVQIVKEPISTKGPRLSCELSLAGRYLVLVPFSNTVSVSKKIVSKEERQRLKRLIMSIKPENFGVIIRTVAEGRDVAELDKDLRSMVANWEEGFNVLRTAKERDKVLGELGRSSSILRDILNESFDSIVVDSAKLYEETRNYIEKIAPDKARILKHYSGKVKTFEQFGIEKQLKSLFGKTVSIPGGGYLVIEHTEALHVIDVNSGNKSNTETDQEATALNVNLTAAREVVRQLRLRDLGGIIVTDFIDMKSAENRQKVFDVVKEEMKRDRSKSTVLPISKFGLMQITRQRVRPEQNIVTGEVCPTCNGTGKISASILVTDEIENTIDDLLTNQNQKNITLFVHPFLYAYYTKGLISKQLKWFFHYYKWIGVMKDTSLGLTEYKIMDERNEEIEVHSSAVEVNSVQDKFEAVDEVV; this is encoded by the coding sequence GTGAGTAATGAATTAATTATCAATTCTACTCAGGATGGGGAACGAATCGCGCTCCTACAAGATAAAAGACTGGTTGAATATCATTTTGAACGCAATGATACCAACTACACCGTAGGAGATATTTTTTTGGGCACCGTAAAAAAAGTGATGCCCGGACTGAATGCTGCTTTTATTGATATTGGATACGAGAAAGATGCTTTTCTCCATTATCACGACTTAGGTATTAATTTCCGGTCGCTGAGTAAATTCGTAAAAGTAGCACAGACGCAAAAAAACGCTACGGCTCGTTTAAGCCAGTATAAATTTGAACCGGAAATTGATAAGCTCGGAAAAATCAACGACGTGTTGAAAAAAGGGCAGCAATTACTGGTGCAGATAGTTAAAGAACCTATTTCTACTAAAGGGCCGCGACTTTCGTGTGAGTTGTCGTTGGCCGGACGGTATCTGGTGTTAGTTCCGTTTTCGAATACAGTAAGTGTATCAAAGAAAATTGTGAGCAAAGAGGAACGCCAGCGACTAAAACGGTTGATTATGTCCATTAAACCCGAAAATTTCGGGGTAATTATCCGGACAGTTGCCGAAGGTCGCGATGTAGCAGAACTGGATAAAGATCTGCGGAGCATGGTAGCCAACTGGGAAGAAGGATTTAATGTACTGCGTACAGCCAAAGAGCGCGATAAAGTTCTCGGCGAACTAGGAAGATCGTCGTCCATCCTGCGGGATATTTTAAACGAAAGTTTCGACAGCATAGTGGTAGATAGTGCCAAGCTGTACGAAGAGACCCGAAATTATATTGAAAAAATAGCACCGGATAAAGCCCGGATTTTAAAGCACTATTCAGGTAAAGTAAAAACCTTTGAGCAGTTCGGCATTGAAAAACAGCTAAAATCGCTGTTTGGTAAAACGGTAAGTATACCAGGTGGCGGTTACCTGGTAATAGAACACACCGAAGCGTTGCACGTAATCGACGTGAACAGCGGTAATAAATCGAACACTGAAACGGATCAGGAAGCCACCGCTTTAAATGTAAACCTGACCGCTGCCCGCGAAGTAGTGCGTCAACTGCGGCTCCGCGATTTGGGGGGCATAATTGTTACCGATTTCATCGACATGAAATCGGCGGAAAACCGCCAGAAAGTGTTTGATGTAGTAAAAGAAGAGATGAAAAGAGACCGTTCTAAATCAACGGTTTTGCCTATCTCAAAGTTTGGGTTAATGCAGATTACCCGCCAGCGCGTACGTCCGGAACAAAATATTGTAACCGGCGAAGTTTGCCCGACTTGTAACGGCACTGGTAAAATATCGGCCAGCATTTTGGTGACGGACGAAATCGAAAATACCATTGATGATTTACTAACGAACCAGAATCAGAAGAACATTACACTTTTCGTGCATCCGTTTTTATACGCGTATTACACCAAAGGCCTGATTTCGAAGCAATTGAAGTGGTTTTTCCATTATTATAAATGGATAGGAGTAATGAAAGATACTTCCCTTGGTTTAACGGAATATAAAATTATGGATGAACGAAACGAAGAAATTGAAGTACACTCCAGCGCCGTAGAGGTAAACAGTGTACAAGATAAGTTTGAAGCTGTAGACGAAGTAGTTTAA
- a CDS encoding porin family protein — MKKITFICFLLAFTSTAFAQDLELGIKITPNISGSRIIAPSEVNFEKEGANLRFGFGVIADLYFTENAAFSTGLSFTGKGGTVSYPTSLITPGSNNGRITDEISLQYLEIPLTVKLFTNEVAPDMRIFFQTGFSLNPRMGAKVNGEKLDQTNNNEKYSKRFNVLDADVILGTGLEYQVGETTKLFGGISYHRGLASIDDYYESKNDKIELRNNVFSLDLGVKF; from the coding sequence ATGAAAAAAATTACCTTTATCTGCTTCTTATTGGCTTTTACGTCTACTGCTTTCGCCCAGGATTTAGAATTAGGCATTAAAATTACACCAAATATCTCAGGCAGTCGTATCATTGCTCCTTCAGAAGTAAATTTTGAAAAAGAAGGAGCCAATCTCCGTTTTGGATTTGGGGTAATAGCCGATTTATATTTTACCGAAAATGCAGCTTTTTCCACTGGCTTATCTTTTACTGGTAAAGGCGGTACCGTTTCTTATCCTACTTCTTTGATTACACCTGGAAGTAATAATGGCCGCATCACAGACGAAATTTCGCTGCAATACTTAGAAATCCCATTAACAGTAAAACTATTTACTAATGAAGTAGCTCCGGATATGCGCATCTTTTTCCAAACTGGTTTTTCATTAAATCCGCGGATGGGAGCAAAAGTGAACGGTGAAAAATTAGATCAAACCAATAATAATGAAAAGTATTCTAAGCGATTTAACGTACTGGATGCCGATGTTATTTTGGGAACTGGCTTGGAATACCAAGTAGGAGAAACTACTAAATTGTTCGGCGGTATATCGTACCATCGAGGATTAGCCAGCATTGATGATTATTATGAAAGTAAGAATGATAAGATAGAACTTCGGAATAATGTTTTTTCCCTCGACTTAGGCGTTAAGTTTTAA
- the gldB gene encoding gliding motility lipoprotein GldB yields MYLIKRSQIFVFLSLLLAFSCQKKSCEMDPRIAAINLNLPIQRLEKDLYASKSKEDVQRFLQTNPVFDRKYLQVDPNRLDDNFINSLYGLVTNPQLNKFVTETEQTFGNLETQQRDLVTAFKHIKYYYPKTNLPRVQTFISGLLGPDLVVSDSLIVLGLDYFVGDKGSYRPKQPQYILYRYKPQNLIPAVMLQQSAKFNSTDLEDKRMMAQMIYYGKSYYFTQQVLPCTPDSTLIGFSDQQIADIRYNEGKIWAHLVEKNLLFETNHFKTGKYLEERPTVPEIDAKCPGRIGRWVGWQIVRKYMEENPTVTLPQLMAEKDAQKIFNNSHYKPKRRS; encoded by the coding sequence ATGTATTTAATAAAACGAAGCCAAATATTTGTTTTTCTTTCCTTGTTGTTAGCATTCAGCTGCCAGAAAAAATCCTGCGAGATGGATCCCAGAATTGCTGCCATTAACCTTAATCTGCCAATACAACGCCTGGAAAAAGACTTATACGCCAGTAAATCAAAAGAAGATGTGCAACGCTTTTTACAAACAAACCCTGTATTCGATCGCAAGTACCTGCAAGTTGATCCTAACCGTTTAGATGACAACTTTATAAACTCACTTTACGGGCTGGTTACCAATCCACAATTAAATAAGTTTGTGACGGAGACTGAGCAAACTTTTGGTAATCTGGAGACCCAACAGCGCGACTTGGTAACGGCATTTAAGCACATTAAGTATTATTACCCAAAAACAAATTTACCACGGGTCCAAACTTTTATTTCGGGTTTACTCGGGCCGGATTTAGTAGTGAGCGATAGTTTAATTGTTTTAGGATTGGATTACTTTGTAGGAGATAAGGGCAGTTATCGACCTAAACAACCCCAGTATATTTTATACCGGTACAAACCTCAAAATTTAATTCCGGCGGTAATGCTGCAGCAATCGGCTAAATTTAATTCTACGGATTTAGAAGATAAGCGCATGATGGCACAAATGATTTATTACGGAAAGTCGTATTATTTTACGCAACAGGTTCTGCCTTGCACTCCCGATTCAACCTTAATTGGTTTCTCCGATCAGCAAATAGCCGATATACGGTACAACGAAGGTAAAATTTGGGCGCATTTAGTAGAGAAGAATTTGCTCTTTGAAACCAATCACTTTAAAACCGGCAAATACCTGGAAGAGCGCCCCACCGTACCGGAAATTGATGCCAAATGCCCCGGTCGGATTGGCCGGTGGGTAGGCTGGCAAATTGTGCGGAAATACATGGAAGAAAATCCGACTGTTACCTTGCCGCAGCTCATGGCGGAAAAAGACGCGCAGAAAATTTTTAATAATTCGCATTATAAACCAAAACGCCGGAGTTAA
- a CDS encoding FlgD immunoglobulin-like domain containing protein: MLRNKDAQSASYYIHRIKKKVKSEIGSEEDPGARARYEFERLKNPFTGKIPENIRAKELSFSARLPRNTALLRYKNVHPAARRLIADWNQRGPFNVGGRTRALAIDVADENVILAGGVSGGMWRSTDNGASWEKTTEPSMLHSVSALAQDTRPGKTNIWYHGSGELEGNSAAAPAANYRGNGIYKSTDNGASWQILPSTQTTDVTTFSNVFQWSWRLATNPANANQDEVYAATIGGIQRSVNGGTTWTNALGTNSAVQSNNYSRYTDIALSSQGVRYATMSEVTTSGTGSSPQKGVFRSVDGTNWTNITPANFPEGFERIVLAIAPANENIVYFLAHTPGFGKFDASIWKYTYLSGDGTGAGGIWEDRSANVPDFPQDIGDYNAQDNYNMLIQVKPDNPNQVFIGGTNLYMSTNGFATANQTRWIGGYLVDVNPYLNHHPDQHALVFYPSNPNRMLSGHDGGLSRANNINTADSIRYEDLNRGYITTQCHAIAINLNEQDNDILGGFQDNGSWVTQNTNATTNWSDLLFGDGATAAITRNSWIVSAQEGFIIRFAFSNTNEFLGYSQLNPAEVEGYDFINPYLIDPNNQYVMYLPKGDTLYRNSDISTIPVSKGNLNEETPNWRIISTVELSLSRRITTVAVSKTPADIVYFGTDNGKLFKLTNPGGASPTRTTITGTNLPPGYISCIAVNPVDAKEVIVTFSNYGVISLFQTKDGGTSWTAVAGNLEQSSDGTGNGPSTRWVSILPSTTGGQTKYFVGTSTGLYATANLQGEQTIWLKEGQNTIGDVPIDMVLSRSVDNLVAVGTHGNGVYTVNYNVDIESPASADQIAVRAYPSPFTVNNPITIEYTIPRASRVTIKIYDVAGRLITTLLDESKQPGNNTVQWNGRSSTGIQVHRGMYLYTVATATDLESGKVVFLGD; encoded by the coding sequence ATGTTGCGAAATAAAGACGCCCAATCTGCCTCTTACTACATTCACCGCATCAAGAAAAAAGTAAAATCCGAAATTGGCTCCGAAGAAGATCCGGGTGCCCGCGCCCGCTATGAATTTGAGAGACTCAAAAATCCGTTTACCGGGAAAATTCCGGAAAATATTCGCGCGAAAGAATTAAGTTTTTCGGCCAGATTACCCCGCAACACAGCTTTATTGCGGTATAAAAATGTACATCCGGCGGCTAGGCGATTAATTGCCGACTGGAACCAACGCGGTCCGTTTAATGTGGGCGGGCGTACACGGGCTTTGGCAATCGACGTGGCCGACGAAAATGTGATTTTAGCCGGTGGCGTTTCGGGTGGTATGTGGCGCTCTACGGATAATGGTGCTTCGTGGGAGAAAACAACCGAACCCAGTATGCTGCACAGTGTTTCGGCCTTGGCGCAAGATACTCGCCCGGGTAAAACGAATATTTGGTACCACGGGAGCGGTGAGCTGGAGGGTAATTCAGCGGCAGCGCCAGCGGCCAATTACCGGGGCAACGGCATTTATAAATCAACGGATAACGGGGCTTCCTGGCAAATTTTACCGTCTACCCAAACCACTGATGTTACCACTTTTAGTAATGTGTTTCAGTGGAGTTGGCGCTTGGCCACTAACCCGGCTAATGCCAATCAGGATGAAGTCTACGCCGCTACTATTGGCGGTATTCAGCGTTCTGTAAATGGCGGCACCACCTGGACGAATGCCTTGGGCACGAACAGCGCCGTCCAAAGTAATAATTACTCCCGTTACACGGATATTGCCCTAAGTAGCCAGGGAGTGCGTTATGCTACCATGAGCGAGGTTACTACCAGTGGAACCGGCAGCTCGCCCCAAAAAGGTGTTTTCCGGTCAGTTGATGGCACCAACTGGACCAATATAACGCCGGCTAACTTTCCGGAAGGCTTCGAGCGAATTGTGCTGGCTATTGCGCCTGCAAACGAAAACATAGTGTATTTTCTGGCCCATACTCCCGGCTTTGGTAAGTTTGATGCCAGCATCTGGAAATATACGTACTTGTCCGGCGATGGCACTGGAGCGGGTGGTATTTGGGAAGATCGATCAGCCAACGTGCCTGATTTCCCGCAGGATATAGGAGATTATAATGCCCAGGATAATTACAATATGCTTATCCAGGTGAAACCCGACAATCCGAATCAAGTTTTTATTGGCGGTACCAACTTGTATATGTCCACGAACGGGTTTGCTACTGCTAATCAAACCCGCTGGATTGGGGGTTATCTGGTAGATGTAAATCCTTATCTGAATCATCATCCGGACCAGCACGCTTTGGTATTTTATCCATCTAATCCGAACCGGATGCTATCCGGGCACGATGGGGGGCTTAGCCGGGCTAATAATATCAATACTGCCGATTCTATTCGTTACGAAGATTTAAACCGGGGCTATATTACTACGCAATGCCACGCTATTGCCATTAACCTAAACGAACAGGACAACGATATTCTGGGTGGTTTTCAGGACAACGGCTCCTGGGTAACGCAAAATACGAATGCCACTACTAACTGGAGTGACTTATTGTTTGGGGACGGTGCAACGGCTGCTATTACCAGAAATTCCTGGATTGTTTCGGCGCAGGAAGGTTTTATTATCCGGTTTGCTTTTAGCAATACCAACGAATTTCTAGGCTATTCGCAGCTTAATCCAGCGGAGGTGGAAGGCTACGACTTTATTAACCCGTACCTTATTGATCCGAATAATCAATATGTGATGTATTTACCCAAAGGCGATACCTTGTACCGCAACAGCGATATTTCGACTATTCCGGTTTCCAAAGGTAATTTAAACGAAGAAACTCCTAATTGGCGGATTATAAGCACTGTCGAGCTTTCTTTATCCCGGCGTATTACCACGGTGGCGGTAAGTAAAACACCCGCCGATATTGTTTATTTTGGCACCGATAATGGTAAATTATTTAAATTAACGAATCCGGGAGGAGCCTCCCCAACCAGAACTACTATTACCGGAACTAATCTCCCGCCGGGTTATATTTCTTGTATTGCCGTAAATCCAGTTGATGCGAAGGAAGTAATTGTTACGTTTTCCAACTATGGGGTGATTAGTTTATTTCAAACCAAAGATGGCGGTACTTCCTGGACCGCAGTGGCCGGTAATTTAGAACAAAGCTCCGATGGTACAGGTAATGGTCCTTCTACCCGCTGGGTAAGTATTTTACCTTCTACCACCGGTGGTCAAACCAAATATTTTGTAGGAACCAGTACTGGTTTATATGCCACCGCCAATTTACAGGGCGAACAAACTATCTGGCTGAAAGAAGGCCAAAACACCATTGGTGATGTTCCGATAGATATGGTGTTATCCCGCTCGGTAGATAACTTAGTAGCAGTGGGAACTCACGGTAATGGGGTATATACCGTAAATTATAACGTGGATATTGAAAGCCCTGCCTCCGCCGATCAGATTGCGGTAAGAGCTTATCCCTCGCCGTTCACGGTAAATAATCCGATAACCATTGAATATACTATTCCACGCGCAAGCCGGGTAACTATTAAAATTTACGATGTAGCGGGGCGACTTATTACTACTTTGTTAGACGAAAGCAAACAACCCGGTAACAATACAGTGCAATGGAATGGCCGTTCGTCCACGGGAATCCAAGTGCATCGGGGTATGTACTTATATACCGTAGCTACTGCTACTGATTTAGAATCGGGTAAAGTGGTGTTTTTAGGTGATTAA
- the hemB gene encoding porphobilinogen synthase yields the protein MNLTRRPRRNRRTEVIRNLVQENNLTVNDLIYPIFVLEGENKKAEITSMPGIARYSPDRMLDEIAACVELGVKAFAPFPNIQESKKDRFATESFNPEGLFPSFIREVKRNFPDVILVTDVAMDPYSSDGHDGIVDNGEILNDATLEILAKMALEQARAGADIIAPSDMMDGRVAFIREQLDRNGFQNVAIMSYTAKYAGAFYGPFRDALDSAPKFGDKKTYQMNPANSREALLEAELDTAEGADYLMVKPALAYLDIIKLLRDNSHLPIAAYNVSGEYAMVKAAAQNGWIDGEKAMMECLLSMKRAGADIILTYFAKEAAQYLKKG from the coding sequence ATGAACTTAACCAGACGTCCGCGCCGGAACCGGAGAACCGAAGTAATCCGGAACTTGGTGCAGGAAAATAATCTTACCGTTAACGATTTAATATACCCCATTTTTGTGCTGGAAGGTGAAAACAAGAAAGCGGAAATTACCTCTATGCCCGGCATTGCGCGTTATTCTCCCGATAGAATGCTCGACGAGATTGCGGCTTGTGTAGAACTCGGCGTGAAAGCTTTTGCTCCTTTCCCCAATATTCAGGAAAGCAAAAAAGACCGCTTTGCTACGGAAAGTTTTAACCCCGAAGGTTTATTTCCATCTTTTATCCGGGAAGTAAAAAGAAATTTTCCGGATGTGATTTTAGTAACCGATGTGGCTATGGACCCTTACTCTTCCGACGGCCACGACGGCATTGTAGATAATGGCGAAATTTTAAATGATGCTACCTTAGAAATACTCGCTAAAATGGCCTTAGAGCAAGCCCGCGCCGGTGCCGATATTATTGCTCCTTCCGACATGATGGATGGACGGGTTGCTTTTATCCGGGAACAATTAGACCGCAATGGATTTCAGAATGTAGCAATAATGAGTTATACCGCTAAATATGCCGGCGCTTTTTACGGTCCGTTCCGCGATGCCCTAGATTCTGCGCCTAAATTTGGCGATAAGAAAACCTACCAAATGAACCCGGCGAATAGCCGGGAAGCCTTATTGGAAGCCGAATTAGATACTGCCGAAGGAGCCGATTATTTAATGGTAAAACCAGCTTTAGCCTACCTGGATATTATAAAATTGCTGCGCGACAACTCCCATTTACCTATTGCCGCCTACAATGTGAGCGGCGAGTACGCCATGGTAAAAGCGGCTGCCCAAAATGGATGGATTGATGGCGAAAAAGCCATGATGGAGTGTTTACTAAGCATGAAACGCGCTGGCGCCGATATAATTCTTACTTATTTTGCCAAAGAAGCCGCTCAATATCTAAAAAAAGGCTAA
- a CDS encoding carboxypeptidase-like regulatory domain-containing protein yields the protein MKTQLTKLILFYLVVVFAFTACTTKDNDPKPDNGAGANTVSGKAVDAQGNPLAGVKVRAENPTGYNIYVDGTTGPDGKYSLPLSTVGGWKIYAWKEVEYKGKIYHLRLGMNDDKDYDAFTAGDKGAVKNFVWKLSGRIADRGADIKSGAGYFGGSLRFVNDNAVVPAMVAGTQVTVTLTPTPNAKYLDGTPTSTTNPIIKSFTINSDTDQNYYISDIPVTEYHISIMSERNNSKKQVYLGEKYGNLYEWLEFDFNPVGGSSGTYESGILTPTNTPFYMGQKN from the coding sequence ATGAAAACACAATTAACTAAACTCATTCTTTTTTACTTAGTGGTAGTATTCGCTTTTACGGCCTGTACTACTAAAGATAATGACCCTAAACCGGATAATGGGGCGGGTGCCAATACTGTGAGCGGAAAAGCCGTTGATGCGCAAGGTAATCCGTTAGCGGGCGTGAAAGTACGGGCCGAAAACCCTACGGGCTACAACATTTACGTAGATGGCACCACCGGACCGGACGGTAAATACTCTTTACCTTTGTCTACGGTAGGTGGTTGGAAAATTTACGCCTGGAAAGAAGTAGAGTATAAAGGTAAAATTTACCACCTGCGTTTAGGCATGAACGATGACAAAGATTATGATGCTTTTACCGCCGGTGATAAAGGTGCAGTAAAGAACTTTGTCTGGAAATTGAGCGGCCGGATTGCGGACCGAGGTGCGGACATTAAAAGTGGTGCAGGTTATTTTGGCGGTTCGCTAAGATTTGTTAACGATAATGCCGTGGTACCAGCCATGGTCGCTGGTACGCAGGTAACAGTTACCCTTACCCCCACCCCAAATGCTAAATACCTGGATGGCACCCCCACCTCCACAACCAACCCCATCATTAAAAGTTTTACCATCAACAGCGATACAGACCAGAATTATTATATAAGCGATATTCCGGTAACCGAATACCACATTTCTATTATGAGTGAGCGAAACAACAGTAAAAAACAGGTATACCTCGGGGAAAAATACGGTAATTTGTACGAGTGGTTAGAATTTGACTTTAACCCGGTGGGTGGTTCGTCGGGCACCTACGAAAGCGGCATTCTTACTCCCACTAATACACCCTTTTACATGGGTCAAAAGAATTAA